In a single window of the Salvelinus namaycush isolate Seneca chromosome 18, SaNama_1.0, whole genome shotgun sequence genome:
- the LOC120062937 gene encoding enolase-phosphatase E1-like, with the protein MTLKHLSTERKKNRVSTNQRRKNRVSTNQRRKNRVFTNQRRKNRVSTNQRRKNRVFTYQRKKNRVFTNQRRKNRVFTNQRRKNRVFTNQRRKNRVFTNQRRKNRVFTNQRRKNRVFTYQRKKNRVFTNQRRKNRVSTNQRRKNRVFTNQRRKNRVFTNQRRKNRVFTNQRRKNRVFTNQRRKNRVFTNQRRKNRVFTNQRKKNRVFTNQRRKNRVFTNQRRKNRVFTSQRKKNRVFTNQRRKNTVFTNQRKKNRVFTNQRRKNRVFTNQRRKNRVFTNQRRKNRVFTNQRRKNRVFTNQRRKNRVFTNQRKKNRVFTNQRKKNRVFTYQRRKNRVFTNQRRKNRVFTNQRRKNRVFTNQRKKNRVFTNQRRKNRKEDKSADTEKEEKSADTEKEDKSADTEKEDKSADTEKEDKSADTEKEDKSADTEKEEKSADTEKEDKSADTEKEDKSADTEKEDKSADTEKEDKSADREKEDKSADTEKEDKSADTEKEDKSADTEKEEKSADTEKVEKSADTEKVEKSFDTEKEDKSADTEKEDKSADTEKEEKSADTEKVEKSFDTEKMEKSADTEKEDKSADTEKEDKSADTEKEEKSFDTEKVEKSADTEKEEMSADTEKEEKSFDTEKVEKSADTEKEEKSADTEKEEKSFDTEKENSRRRIQLTWRRMRREFKEENSADMEKEEKSADTEKEDKSADKEKEEKSADTEKEDKSADTEKEDKSADTEKEDKSPDTKKEEKLADREKEEKSADTEKEEKSADIEKEEKSFDTEKEEKSADTEKEEKSADTEKEDKSADTEKEEKSADREKAEKSADMEKEKSADTEKEDKSADKEKEDKSADKEKEDKSADEEKEDKSADTEKEEKSADTEKVEKSADKEKEDKSADREKAEKSADTKKEEKSADTEKEEKEGEFKEENSADMEKEEKSADTEKEDKSADTEKEEKSADTEKVEKSFDTEKMEKSADTEKEDKSADTEKEDKSADTEKEEKSFDTEKVEKSADTEKEEKSADTEKEEKSFDTEKVEKSADTEKEEKSADTEKEEKSFDTEKENSRRRIQLTWRRMRREFKEENSADMEKEEKSADTEKEDKSADKEKEEKSADTEKEDKSADREKEDKSADKEEEDKSPDTKKEEKLADKEKEEKSADTEKEEKSADIEKEEKSFDTEKEEKSADTEKEEKSADTEKEDKSADTEKEEKSADREKAEKSADMEKEKSADTEKEDKSADKEKEDKSADTEKEDKSADKEKEDKSADEEKEDKSADTEKEEKSADTEKVEKSADKEKEDKSADREKAEKSADTKKEEKSADTEKEEKEREEFKEENSADMEKEEKSADTEKEDKSADTEKEEKSADKEKMEKSADMEKEEKSADKEMEDKSADTEKEEKSADKEKEDKSADMEKVEKSADMEKEDKSAYTVKEEKSADMEKEEKSADTEKVEKSADIEKEDKSADTAKEEKSADMEKEEKSADTEKVEKSADMEKEEKSADTEKEEKSFDTEKDRGVF; encoded by the exons ATGACTTTGAAACATCTAAGCACGGAG AGGAAGAAGAACAGGGTTTCCACCAACCAGAGGAGGAAGAACAGGGTTTCCACCAACCAGAGGAGGAAGAACAGGGTTTTCACCAACCAGAGGAGGAAGAACAGGGTTTCCACCAACCAGAGGAGGAAGAACAGGGTTTTCACCTATCAGAGGAAGAAGAACAGGGTTTTCACCAACCAGAGGAGGAAGAACAGGGTTTTCACCAACCAGAGGAGGAAGAACAGGGTTTTCACCAATCAGAGGAGGAAGAACAGGGTTTTCACCAACCAGAGGAGGAAGAACAGGGTTTTCACCAATCAGAGGAGGAAGAACAGGGTTTTCACCTATCAGAGGAAGAAGAACAGGGTTTTCACCAACCAGAGGAGGAAGAACAGGGTTTCCACCAACCAGAGGAGGAAGAACAGGGTTTTCACCAATCAGAGGAGGAAGAACAGGGTTTTCACCAACCAGAGGAGGAAGAACAGGGTTTTCACCAACCAGAGGAGGAAGAACAGGGTTTTCACCAATCAGAGGAGGAAGAACAGGGTTTTCACCAATCAGAGGAGGAAGAACAGGGTTTTCACCAATCAGAGGAAGAAGAACAGGGTTTTCACCAATCAGAGGAGGAAGAACAGGGTTTTCACCAACCAGAGGAGGAAGAACAGGGTTTTCACCAGTCAGAGGAAGAAGAACAGGGTTTTCACCAACCAGAGGAGGAAGAACACGGTTTTCACCAATCAGAGGAAGAAGAACAGGGTTTTCACCAACCAGAGGAGGAAGAACAGGGTTTTCACCAATCAGAGGAGGAAGAACAGGGTTTTCACCAATCAGAGGAGGAAGAACAGGGTTTTCACCAACCAGAGGAGGAAGAACAGGGTTTTCACCAATCAGAGGAGGAAGAACAGGGTTTTCACCAATCAGAGGAAGAAGAACAGGGTTTTCACCAACCAGAGGAAGAAGAACAGGGTTTTCACCTATCAGAGGAGGAAGAACAGGGTTTTCACCAATCAGAGGAGGAAGAACAGGGTTTTCACCAATCAGAGGAGAAAGAACAGGGTTTTCACCAATCAGAGGAAGAAGAACAGGGTTTTCACCAACCAGAGAAGGAAGAACAGG AAGGAAGACAAGTCAGCTGACACGGAGAAGGAAGAGAAGTCAGCTGACACAGAGAAGGAAGACAAGTCAGCTGACACGGAGAAGGAAGACAAGTCAGCTGACACGGAGAAGGAAGACAAGTCAGCTGACACGGAGAAGGAAGACAAGTCAGCTGACACGGAGAAGGAAGAGAAGTCAGCTGACACAGAGAAGGAAGACAAGTCAGCTGACACGGAGAAGGAAGACAAGTCAGCTGACACGGAGAAGGAAGACAAGTCAGCTGACACGGAGAAGGAAGACAAGTCAGCTGACAGGGAGAAGGAAGACAAGTCAGCTGACACGGAGAAGGAAGACAAGTCAGCTGACACGGAGAAGGAAGACAAGTCAGCTGACACGGAGAAGGAAGAGAAGTCAGCTGACACGGAGAAGGTAGAGAAGTCAGCTGACACGGAGAAGGTGGAGAAGTCATTTGACACAGAGAAGGAAGACAAGTCAGCTGACACAGAGAAGGAAGACAAGTCAGCTGACACGGAGAAGGAAGAGAAGTCAGCTGACACGGAGAAGGTGGAGAAGTCATTTGACACAGAGAAGATGGAGAAATCAGCTGACACGGAGAAGGAAGACAAGTCAGCTGACACAGAGAAGGAAGACAAGTCAGCTGACACGGAGAAGGAAGAGAAGTCATTTGACACAGAGAAGGTGGAGAAGTCAGCTGACACAGAGAAGGAGGAGATGTCAGCTGACACGGAGAAGGAAGAGAAGTCATTTGACACAGAGAAGGTGGAGAAGTCAGCTGAcacagagaaggaggagaagtcaGCTGACACGGAGAAGGAAGAGAAGTCATTTGACACAGAGAAGGAGAATTCAAGGAGGAGAATTCAGCTGACATGGAGAAGGATGAGAA GAGAATTCAAGGAGGAGAATTCAGCTGacatggagaaggaggagaagtcaGCTGACACAGAGAAGGAAGACAAGTCAGCTGAcaaggagaaggaagagaagtcAGCTGACACGGAGAAGGAAGACAAGTCAGCTGACACGGAGAAGGAAGACAAGTCAGCTGACACTGAGAAGGAAGACAAGTCACCTGACACAAAGAAGGAGGAGAAGTTAGCTGAcagggagaaggaagagaagtcagctgacacagagaaggaagagaagtcAGCTGACATAGAGAAGGAAGAGAAGTCATTTGAcacagagaaggaggagaagtcagctgacacagagaaggaggagaagtcaGCTGACACAGAGAAGGAAGACAAGTCTGCTGACacggagaaggaggagaagtcaGCTGACAGGGAGAAGGCAGAGAAGTCAGCTGACATGGAGAAGGAGAAGTCAGCTGACACGGAGAAGGAAGACAAGTCAGCTGACAAGGAGAAGGAAGACAAGTCAGCTGACAAGGAGAAGGAAGACAAGTCAGCTGACGAGGAGAAGGAAGACAAGTCAGCTGACACGGAGAAGGAAGAAAAGTCAGCTGACACGGAGAAGGTGGAGAAGTCAGCTGACAAGGAGAAGGAAGATAAGTCAGCTGACAGGGAGAAGGCAGAGAAGTCAGCTGACACAAAGAAGGAGGAGAAGTCAGCTGAcacagagaaggaagagaa AGAAGGAGAATTCAAGGAGGAGAATTCAGCTGacatggagaaggaggagaagtcaGCTGACACAGAGAAGGAAGACAAGTCAGCTGACACGGAGAAGGAAGAGAAGTCAGCTGACACGGAGAAGGTGGAGAAGTCATTTGACACAGAGAAGATGGAGAAATCAGCTGACACGGAGAAGGAAGACAAGTCAGCTGACACAGAGAAGGAAGACAAGTCAGCTGACACGGAGAAGGAAGAGAAGTCATTTGACACAGAGAAGGTGGAGAAGTCAGCTGAcacagagaaggaggagaagtcaGCTGACACGGAGAAGGAAGAGAAGTCATTTGACACAGAGAAGGTGGAGAAGTCAGCTGAcacagagaaggaggagaagtcaGCTGACACGGAGAAGGAAGAGAAGTCATTTGACACAGAGAAGGAGAATTCAAGGAGGAGAATTCAGCTGACATGGAGAAGGATGAGAA GAGAATTCAAGGAGGAGAATTCAGCTGacatggagaaggaggagaagtcaGCTGACACAGAGAAGGAAGACAAGTCAGCTGAcaaggagaaggaagagaagtcAGCTGACACGGAGAAGGAAGACAAGTCAGCTGACAGGGAGAAGGAAGACAAGTCAGCTGACAAGGAGGAGGAAGACAAGTCACCTGACACAAAGAAGGAGGAGAAGTTAGCTGAcaaggagaaggaagagaagtcagctgacacagagaaggaagagaagtcAGCTGACATAGAGAAGGAAGAGAAGTCATTTGAcacagagaaggaggagaagtcagctgacacagagaaggaggagaagtcaGCTGACACAGAGAAGGAAGACAAGTCAGCTGACacggagaaggaggagaagtcaGCTGACAGGGAGAAGGCAGAGAAGTCAGCTGACATGGAGAAGGAGAAGTCAGCTGACACGGAGAAGGAAGACAAGTCAGCTGACAAGGAGAAGGAAGACAAGTCAGCTGACACGGAGAAGGAAGACAAGTCAGCTGACAAGGAGAAGGAAGACAAGTCAGCTGACGAGGAGAAGGAAGACAAGTCAGCTGACACGGAGAAGGAAGAAAAGTCAGCTGACACGGAGAAGGTGGAGAAGTCAGCTGACAAGGAGAAGGAAGATAAGTCAGCTGACAGGGAGAAGGCAGAGAAGTCAGCTGACACAAAGAAGGAGGAGAAGTCAGCTGAcacagagaaggaagagaa AGAACGAGAAGAATTCAAGGAGGAGAATTCAGCTGacatggagaaggaggagaagtcaGCTGACACGGAGAAGGAAGACAAGTCAGCTGACacggagaaggaggagaagtcaGCTGACAAGGAGAAGATGGAGAAGTCAGCTGacatggagaaggaggagaagtcaGCTGACAAGGAGATGGAAGACAAGTCAGCTGAcacagagaaggaggagaagtcaGCTGACAAGGAGAAGGAAGACAAGTCAGCTGACATGGAGAAGGTGGAGAAGTCAGCTGACATGGAGAAGGAAGACAAGTCAGCTTACACGGTGAAGGAGGAGAAGTCAGCTGacatggagaaggaggagaagtcaGCTGACACGGAGAAGGTGGAGAAGTCAGCTGACATAGAGAAGGAAGACAAGTCAGCTGACACGGCGAAGGAGGAGAAGTCAGCTGacatggagaaggaggagaagtcaGCTGACACGGAGAAGGTGGAGAAGTCAGCTGACATGGAGAAGGAGGAAAAGTCAGCTGAcacagagaaggaagagaagtcATTTGACACAGAGAAGGACAGAGGTGTCTTCTAG